Genomic segment of Actinomycetota bacterium:
CGGGTATGGATATGCAGCCGGCTGGTAGGGGATGGGCGGCGGTACCGGGTATGGATACGCATACGGGGCGGGGACGTAGGGGGCGCATTCCGGACAGTAGTGGCGGAACGCGAGGAAGCGGTCGCATTCCCGGCACACCGGCCGGGCGCAGGACACGCACATGGCCGTCGCCGGTTCGGTATTATGCCAGGAACAGCGCGGGAGGTCCCTGCCCGCTCCCGCGCTTTCGCCCCCTTCCTCGGCCATCTAGGTCCCCGAGATCAGTTCGGCGATCTGCACCGCGTTCAGCGCCGCCCCCTTGCGCAGGTTGTCGCTGACGATCCACAGGTTCAGGGCGCGTGGGCAGGAGAGGTCGGCGCGGATCCTGCCCACGTAACAGGGGTCCTTGCCGGCGGCGTCCAGGGCCAGCGGATAGAGGTCGTTCTCGGGGTCGTCCACCACCTCCACCCCGGGGGCGGAGGCGAGGATGCGCCTGGCCTCGTCGGGGTCGATGGCCTCCTCGAACTCCACGTTCACCGCCTCTGAATGGCTGACGAAGACGGGCACGCGCACGGTGGTGGCCGAGAGCGGGAGGTCGGGGATGCCCATGATCTTCCTGGTCTCGTTCACCATCTTCATCTCTTCCTTGGTGTACCCGCCGGGTAAAAAGACGTCTATGTGCGGCAGGCAGTTAAAGGCGATGGCGTGGGGGTACACCCGTGGCTCCGGCTCACTTCCTTCCTGTATCTGCTTGGTCTGTATCTCCAGTTCCTCCACCGCGTCCTTGCCCGTGCCCGACACGGACTGGTAGGTGGAGACGATGACCCTGTGAATGGGGGAACGGTCGTGCAGGGGCTTGAGCACCACCACCATCTGGATGGTGGAGCAGTTGGGGTTGGCGATGATGCCGCTGTGGCCGAAGGCGTCCTCCGGGTTTACCTCGGGCACCACCAGGGGCACGTCCTCGTCCATGCGGAAAGCGCTGCTGTTGTCCACCACCACCGCGCCCGCCTGCGCCGCGATGGGGGCAAAGCGCAGCGAGATGGCGGCCCCCGCCGAGAAGAGGGCGAGGTCGATCCCCTGGAAGGAGTCCTCGTCCAGTACCTGGACCTCGATCTCCTCGCCCCGGAAGGGCAGGCGCCTTCCGCGCGAGCGTTCGGATGCGAGCAGCCGCAGTTCGGCCACGGGGAAATCCCTCTCCTCGAGGATCTCCCGCATGGCCTGGCCGACCATGCCGGTCGCTCCGACCACCGCTACCCTGTATTCCCTGTCCATCTCTCTCCTAGGCCCTCATCACCACGCCCTTGTCCAGGCCGAACTTCTTGTGGATAGCCCTCACCGCCTTCTTCACGTCGTCGGCCTGGATGACGCAGCTTATCTTGATGGTCGACGTGCTGATCATCTCGATATTGATGTCGTTCTCAGCCAGGGCGCTGAACATGTCCGCCGCGACCCCCGGGTGGGTGCGCATCCCCGCCCCCACCAGGCTCACCTTGGCGATGCTCTCGTCGACGGCCACTCCGCCCGCTCCCAGCTCCTTCGCCACCCGCTCGCTTATCTCGGCGGCCTTCCTCAGGTCGTTCTGCCCGACCGTGAACGAGATGTCCGTTTTCTGGTCCTCGCTCACGTTTTGGATGATCATATCCACGTTTATGTTCTCCGCCGCCAGCGCCTGGAACAGCCCCGCCGCCACTCCGGGGCGGTCGGGGACATCGAAGACCGTTACCTTGGCCTCCTCGGTCTCGTGGGTAACGCCGCTGATTATGGCCTTCTCCATGCGCTCGTCGCTCTCGGAGATCCACGTGCCCTCTTCCTCGGAAAAACTGGACCTCACATGCATCACCACCCCGTAGTTCCTCGCGAATTCCACGCTGCGCAACTGCAGCACCTTGGCCCCCGTCGCCGCCATCTCCAGCATCTCGTCGTAGGAGATGCGGGCCAGCTTGCGCGCTTCCGGCACCAGGCGCGGATCGGCCGTGAAGACGCCGTCCACGTCGGTGTATATCTCACAGGCATCCGCCCCCAGCGCCGCCGCCAGGGCCACGGCCGTCGTGTCCGAACCTCCCCTTCCCAGAGTGGTTATCTGGTCGTCGAGGGAGACGCCCTGGAACCCGGCGACGATGACCACGCTCCCCTTCTCCAGCTCCTCGAGGATGCGCCCAACCTTGACGTCCAGGATCTTCGCCTTGGTGTGGGCGCTGTCCGTGACGATGCCCACCTGGGCCCCGGTGAAGGATATGGCCTCGTAGCCCAGCTCGTGCATGGCCATGGAGAGCAGGGCGACGGAGACCTGCTCCCCCGTGGAGAGCAGCATGTCCATCTCCCGTTCCCGCGGGACGTCGCTTATCTCGTACGCCAGTCTGACCAGGCGGTCGGTGGTGTCGCCCAGCGCGGAGATGACCACCACCACGTGGTCGCCCTTTTTCTTGGTCTCGGAGACCCGCAACGCGACGTTCTTTATCCTCTCGGTATCGGCCACGGAGGTCCCACCGAATTTCTGCACGGTTATCTTCAACTCTATCGCCTCTCCCGCGCTGCTTTTATGGCTCCTTTGCAGCATTAATCCGTTTGTTATCCTTCTTTTACGCTCGCACCCTACCGCTGTCAAGCCAAGGGTCAGGCTTCTTGTTTGTTGCGTTCCACCAGAGGCTGCTACCTCGACCCGGGCTTCAAGAATGCAAACAAGACCTGGAATGACCCCCAAACGGAGAGCCCGGTTCTCCATGGATCCGGCGCTGGCCTGAGGTGCCGGGTCAGGCTTCTTGTTTGTTGCGTTCCACCAGAGGCTGCTACCTCGACATTGGCCGCACGAATGCAAGAAACAAGACCTGACCCCCAGACGACTAGAGAGCGCCAACCCTGGAAGTTCGGGCTTGCCATACCGTTTGGCCATCGATAAATCCAACCCCTGGCCTGTGTAACGGCGACTGGGGCCAGGATAAATCCTAGCCCACGGCGCTGCGCGCGCTGGCTGTTTTACGGGGTCATAGGTCGAGCCTGCCCTTCAGGGCGCGGCCCAGGGTCACCTCATCCGCGTACTCCAGGTCGCCCCCCACGGGAAGACCGCTGGCGATGCGCGTTGCCCTGATCCCCAGGGGCTTCAGGAGGTCTGCCAGGTAGATGGCGGTGGCCTCCCCTTCCACGCGGGGGTTGGTGGCCAGGATGACCTCGTGGATATCGTCCTTGCGGATACGCCCCAGGAGCTCCCTTATCTTGAGCTCCTCGGGACCGATGCCGTCTATGGGGGAGATGGCGCCGCCGAGGACATGATAGAGGCCCCGGAACTCTCCCGTACGCTCAACGGCCACGATGTCCTGTGGCCTCTCCACCACACAGACAACGGAGGGGTCCCTCCTCGTATCCATGCAGTATTCGCACATCTCACCCGAGGCGAAGTTGAAGCAGCGGGTGCAGAAGGTGACCTTCTCCCTGGCCTCGACGATGGCTTCGGCCAGTGACCTGGCCTCTTCCGGGGGAACCCTCAGCAGGTGAAAGGCGAGGCGCTGCGCGGTCTTCTGCCCGACGCCGGGCAGCTTCGACAGCTCCTCGACCAGGCGCGCGACGGGGGGAGTGTAAAGCAACTGGCTCTCCCATCACAGCCCGGGGATCTTCATTCCCTTGGTGAAGGCACCCAGGCGCTCCTCGGCCAACTCCCGCGATTTCCTCATCGCGTCCGAGAGCGCGGCAAGGACCAGGTCCTCCAGCATCTCCACGTCCTCGGGGTCCACCGCCGCGGGGTCGATACTGATCTCCACGATATTCTGCTGGCCGTCGGCTACGACCTTGACCATGCCTCCCCCGGAGCTGCCCTCGACGCGCTCATCGGCCAGGGCTTCCTGCGCCTCCATCATCTGACGCTGCAGCTTCTGCGCCTGCTTCATCATCTTCTGCATGTTCCCGTTCATGTCCACCTCCGCGTCCCTCGATACCCGGCGGCGCGGTCGCGCCCTATTCGCCCAGCTTGATCTCCTCGATCATCTCCGCCCCGAAAACGTCCTTGACCAGCTTGACCTTGCCGGCGTCGTGTGCGTCCGCCCTGTCCTTCTCCGCCGCTTTCTTCTTCCCCGCGGCCGCCCTGCGCTCGCTCGCCTCTTCATGCACGATTTCGGGCCCCAGGCCCCTTTCCGCCGTCTCCGCATCGCCGGCCGCGGCCCGGCTCTCTTCTGCGGCGGCCGCTCCCGGTTCCTCTGCCTCCACCGTGGCCGGCTTCCGTTCCGGTTCCCTCGCTTCCGCAACGTCCGGCTTCCGCTCACGTTCCCCCTTGCCGCCGCTGGAGGGCTCGGCCTCGAGGCCCTTCTCCTCTTTCTCCAGCCTGGTCCTTACCCTCACCGCGGCCCCCAGGACCTCCGCGAGGGCTTCCTCCAGGACCTTGCGGTGGTCCCCTTTCTCCAGCTCGCCGCGGTGGAAGGAACGGTCCGCGGGAAAGGCGATACACAGCTCGCCCCCGGCGAACTCGACGGGTTTGCCCTCGAGGAGAAAAGCGTGGGTGGTTATCTTCCTCTCCTTTACCCTCTCCTTAACCAGCGGCCACGCCTTTCTGACCGCGGTGAGGTCCAGCTGCGCCGCGTCGCCCGCCGGGACGGCCGCCTGGGCGGGCCCGGACGCGGGCGTGACGGCATCGATATCTTCCGCTCCCGTTTCCTTCTTCCTTGCGGCGCCACGGCCGCGGTCCGGGAGCCTCTCCTCCCGCGGCGGCTCGTCCCGCACCGGGGGAGGCGGGGTGGGCGCTCTGCCCGCCTGTGACCTCGCCATCCTCTCCATCTCGACCTCCAGCCTGCCCAGGCGCGCGGCGAGGGCCGCGGCGGAGGAGTCCAGCTCGATGCGGGCCATGGCGATGAGCGTCCCCTCCAGCACCACGCGGGCCGAGGTGGTCGCCTGCATCTCCCTAACCGCCTCCCGCAGAGCCATTATGAAGTGGAAGACGCGGTCCGGCGAAGCTTCCGTAGCCTGCCTGCGGATAGCCTCGAAGGCGGTCTCGTCCACCTCCAGGTCCTCTGGGCCCAGCGCGGCGTG
This window contains:
- a CDS encoding aspartate-semialdehyde dehydrogenase — protein: MDREYRVAVVGATGMVGQAMREILEERDFPVAELRLLASERSRGRRLPFRGEEIEVQVLDEDSFQGIDLALFSAGAAISLRFAPIAAQAGAVVVDNSSAFRMDEDVPLVVPEVNPEDAFGHSGIIANPNCSTIQMVVVLKPLHDRSPIHRVIVSTYQSVSGTGKDAVEELEIQTKQIQEGSEPEPRVYPHAIAFNCLPHIDVFLPGGYTKEEMKMVNETRKIMGIPDLPLSATTVRVPVFVSHSEAVNVEFEEAIDPDEARRILASAPGVEVVDDPENDLYPLALDAAGKDPCYVGRIRADLSCPRALNLWIVSDNLRKGAALNAVQIAELISGT
- a CDS encoding aspartate kinase — encoded protein: MKITVQKFGGTSVADTERIKNVALRVSETKKKGDHVVVVISALGDTTDRLVRLAYEISDVPREREMDMLLSTGEQVSVALLSMAMHELGYEAISFTGAQVGIVTDSAHTKAKILDVKVGRILEELEKGSVVIVAGFQGVSLDDQITTLGRGGSDTTAVALAAALGADACEIYTDVDGVFTADPRLVPEARKLARISYDEMLEMAATGAKVLQLRSVEFARNYGVVMHVRSSFSEEEGTWISESDERMEKAIISGVTHETEEAKVTVFDVPDRPGVAAGLFQALAAENINVDMIIQNVSEDQKTDISFTVGQNDLRKAAEISERVAKELGAGGVAVDESIAKVSLVGAGMRTHPGVAADMFSALAENDINIEMISTSTIKISCVIQADDVKKAVRAIHKKFGLDKGVVMRA
- the recR gene encoding recombination mediator RecR translates to MLYTPPVARLVEELSKLPGVGQKTAQRLAFHLLRVPPEEARSLAEAIVEAREKVTFCTRCFNFASGEMCEYCMDTRRDPSVVCVVERPQDIVAVERTGEFRGLYHVLGGAISPIDGIGPEELKIRELLGRIRKDDIHEVILATNPRVEGEATAIYLADLLKPLGIRATRIASGLPVGGDLEYADEVTLGRALKGRLDL
- a CDS encoding YbaB/EbfC family nucleoid-associated protein — encoded protein: MNGNMQKMMKQAQKLQRQMMEAQEALADERVEGSSGGGMVKVVADGQQNIVEISIDPAAVDPEDVEMLEDLVLAALSDAMRKSRELAEERLGAFTKGMKIPGL
- the dnaX gene encoding DNA polymerase III subunit gamma/tau — its product is MAYVSLYRKWRPQTFEEVIGQEYVTRTLSNSLRNGNFAHAYLFSGPRGTGKTSTARILAKALNCELGPTPNPCNRCDACREITEGTSVDVVEIDAASTRGIDSIRELRERVIFSPAAARIKVYVLDEAHMLTKEAFNAFLKTLEEPPPHVVFVLATTEPHKMPPTILSRCQRYDFRSVPVALLVDHLARVAEAEGIEAREGALRLIARRARGSARDALVILEQVMSYGDGVVGEADVAGFLGLVEDEMLVELGDHLVAGDASSAVALVERAYEEGRDLVQFAREAQEHFRRVFLLQHAALGPEDLEVDETAFEAIRRQATEASPDRVFHFIMALREAVREMQATTSARVVLEGTLIAMARIELDSSAAALAARLGRLEVEMERMARSQAGRAPTPPPPVRDEPPREERLPDRGRGAARKKETGAEDIDAVTPASGPAQAAVPAGDAAQLDLTAVRKAWPLVKERVKERKITTHAFLLEGKPVEFAGGELCIAFPADRSFHRGELEKGDHRKVLEEALAEVLGAAVRVRTRLEKEEKGLEAEPSSGGKGERERKPDVAEAREPERKPATVEAEEPGAAAAEESRAAAGDAETAERGLGPEIVHEEASERRAAAGKKKAAEKDRADAHDAGKVKLVKDVFGAEMIEEIKLGE